The stretch of DNA CGGCCGCCCTTCCCCGCATCAGAATTCATACCCGGACGTCCGCACGGTTTTTGACCGCCATCCGAATCCCATCCGGCCGTCCGCTCGGTTCCTGCGGCCTCTCATGAAGGGAGGTCCCATCCTAACGCGGAGCATCCGGCGAATTGAAGGTGAACTTCACATGGTCCTGGATCGGAATCCAGGCGCCGATTCCCTGAGTCGTTACGTTTTTCACCGAAAGGGACCGTTTTCCCCCTTTTAGGACCAAGTAGACTTCCCCGTACGTCACGACTCCTTTTTCATTGATGGCGGGAGCATAAGCATCCAAGTAGCCCAATTTTTTCGGGGGAATATTGTAATATTGGTCCTTTTTCGTCCCCGCGCCGAAAACCGTCTGGAAGGCCAGCGGCAGATTCGTTTTTTCAATGGCTTTTAAAAGCATCATTTCTTTCACATCATCGCTGTCCGGCACTTTCGCGGTGAGTCCTCCCCTTACGTTTTTCTGCATTTCCTGGACATAATGCATCTTATAAGGGGTCTTCCCGCCGCGGTTATCGTAATAATTCGTATTGATTTTTTGATATTCCCAGTTGGGGGATGTCTCATTGGATTCATAACTCAGCGGCCATTTTCCCAAATAGATGGTCGCCTTGGATCCGATGG from Caldibacillus debilis DSM 16016 encodes:
- a CDS encoding YfkD famly protein → MKRWVQRTVCFVFVLSAALFPFSVFAAGGKYKIPTSVLNVAKENTYPNPSKDLSFLQPSELTKELIQSSKVKIENPKLILLLNETSIHKPLFAIGSKATIYLGKWPLSYESNETSPNWEYQKINTNYYDNRGGKTPYKMHYVQEMQKNVRGGLTAKVPDSDDVKEMMLLKAIEKTNLPLAFQTVFGAGTKKDQYYNIPPKKLGYLDAYAPAINEKGVVTYGEVYLVLKGGKRSLSVKNVTTQGIGAWIPIQDHVKFTFNSPDAPR